A window of the Halobacterium hubeiense genome harbors these coding sequences:
- a CDS encoding Na+/H+ antiporter NhaC family protein — MSEFGALSVVPPLLAIALAIVTRKAVLSLFLGVWSGAVIYTGGVGLTQTFDWIARSISQVSAEGKGSIFHAQIIIFTLLLGSAVAMIWRLGGSHAVRDWALEHIDSKRTAGVVAWLLGLLLFFDDYANTAVVGSTMKDVSDFLGVSREKLSYIVDSTAAPVATLTISSWVAFQLSMIESGYQTAGVAAADRPDSFAVFLQSIPFNMYAILAIAMVAIVVLSRRDYGEMLGAEHRASTTGKVSRDDARPMQDVEATLGEPETENPKLLSFFAPIAVLVAVTVGSALYTGYAPGASLYDMVVDADYALALIFGSFAMVVSTYVLGLAYGVLSLGESVDTTIDGFGIMLTAVTILVLAWSIGNVVEALGTGTYVANAVEQFLTPELLPVVVLFTAAFVAFSTGSSWGTMSIVTPIAVPVAWNLTGSHTMVAAAVGVVFSGAIFGDHASPISDTTVLSATFTGADLIDHVRTQLYYAVTVVAVAALLLVVWGFTRVTPLLLLPVGIGLLVVLVYGLSEFDARRRGIDPKQSNVPTPEND; from the coding sequence ATGTCCGAGTTCGGTGCTCTCTCCGTCGTCCCCCCGTTGCTCGCTATCGCGCTCGCCATCGTCACCCGGAAGGCGGTGCTGTCGCTGTTCCTCGGGGTGTGGTCCGGCGCCGTCATCTACACCGGCGGCGTCGGTCTCACGCAGACCTTCGACTGGATTGCGCGCTCCATCTCGCAGGTGTCCGCCGAGGGCAAGGGCTCGATATTCCACGCGCAAATCATCATCTTCACGCTCCTGCTGGGGTCGGCAGTCGCGATGATTTGGCGCCTCGGCGGCTCCCACGCCGTCCGCGACTGGGCGCTCGAACACATCGACAGCAAGCGCACCGCGGGCGTCGTCGCGTGGCTGCTGGGCCTGCTGTTGTTCTTCGACGACTACGCGAACACCGCGGTCGTCGGCTCCACGATGAAAGACGTCTCCGACTTCCTCGGCGTCTCCCGGGAGAAGCTCTCGTACATCGTGGACTCGACGGCCGCGCCCGTCGCCACGCTCACCATCTCCTCGTGGGTGGCGTTCCAGCTGTCGATGATAGAGTCGGGCTACCAGACGGCGGGCGTCGCGGCCGCCGACCGCCCGGACTCGTTTGCGGTGTTCCTGCAGTCGATTCCGTTCAACATGTACGCGATTCTCGCCATCGCGATGGTCGCCATCGTCGTGCTCTCCCGCCGAGACTACGGCGAAATGCTCGGCGCCGAACACCGCGCGTCCACCACCGGGAAGGTCTCCCGCGACGACGCCCGGCCGATGCAGGACGTCGAAGCGACGCTCGGCGAACCCGAGACGGAGAACCCGAAACTGCTGTCCTTCTTCGCGCCCATCGCGGTGCTGGTCGCCGTCACCGTCGGCTCCGCGCTCTACACGGGGTACGCGCCCGGCGCCAGCCTCTACGACATGGTCGTTGACGCCGACTACGCGCTCGCGCTCATCTTCGGGTCGTTCGCGATGGTCGTCTCCACGTACGTCCTGGGGCTCGCGTACGGCGTGCTCTCGCTGGGGGAGAGCGTGGACACCACCATCGACGGGTTCGGCATCATGCTCACGGCGGTGACGATTCTCGTGCTCGCGTGGTCCATCGGGAACGTCGTGGAGGCGCTGGGCACCGGTACGTACGTCGCGAACGCCGTCGAGCAGTTCCTCACGCCCGAACTGCTGCCCGTCGTCGTGCTGTTCACGGCGGCGTTCGTCGCGTTCTCCACGGGGAGCTCGTGGGGGACGATGAGCATTGTCACGCCCATCGCGGTGCCGGTGGCGTGGAACCTCACGGGCAGCCACACGATGGTCGCGGCCGCCGTCGGCGTCGTCTTCTCGGGCGCCATCTTCGGCGACCACGCCTCCCCCATCTCCGACACCACCGTGCTGTCGGCGACGTTCACGGGCGCGGACCTCATCGACCACGTACGAACGCAGCTGTACTACGCGGTCACCGTGGTCGCGGTCGCCGCGCTCCTGCTGGTCGTCTGGGGGTTCACGCGCGTCACGCCGCTGCTGTTGCTCCCGGTCGGTATCGGCCTGCTCGTCGTGCTCGTCTACGGCCTCTCCGAGTTCGACGCGCGCCGCCGCGGCATCGACCCCAAGCAGAGCAACGTCCCCACCCCCGAGAACGACTAG
- the trmY gene encoding tRNA (pseudouridine(54)-N(1))-methyltransferase TrmY, with product MRQFVVLGHHAPTDPDFSLDDLAGGAGRLDVLCRCVNAALFLSHDVRRDVKVHLVLGDEVTVRIDGSELRYMNPDERNIAGLLKQALEAKDRAIGHREAESTPGIHVSKRGFETVLDDLDGTVVELHEDGDALADVEPPEDPIFVLSDHEDFTEAEAVFLADRSDQRVRVGPEILHADHTITVAHNYLDTDGFTEY from the coding sequence ATGCGCCAGTTCGTCGTGCTCGGCCACCACGCGCCGACCGACCCCGACTTCTCGTTGGACGACCTCGCGGGCGGCGCGGGGCGTCTAGACGTGCTCTGCCGGTGCGTCAACGCCGCGCTGTTCCTCTCGCACGACGTCCGGCGGGACGTCAAGGTGCACCTCGTGCTCGGCGACGAGGTGACCGTCCGCATCGACGGCAGCGAGTTGCGGTACATGAACCCCGACGAGCGCAACATCGCCGGCCTGCTCAAGCAAGCGCTGGAGGCGAAAGACCGCGCCATCGGCCACCGCGAGGCCGAGTCGACTCCGGGCATCCACGTCTCCAAGCGCGGATTCGAGACGGTGCTGGACGACCTCGACGGGACCGTCGTGGAGCTCCACGAGGACGGCGACGCGCTCGCCGACGTCGAACCGCCCGAGGACCCGATTTTCGTGCTCTCGGACCACGAGGACTTCACCGAGGCGGAGGCGGTCTTCCTCGCGGACCGCAGCGACCAGCGCGTGCGCGTCGGCCCCGAGATTCTGCACGCCGACCACACGATTACGGTCGCGCACAACTACCTCGACACCGACGGCTTCACGGAGTACTGA
- a CDS encoding metal-dependent hydrolase codes for MMATTHALVGLAVAALVSLVVPEFGVAVAAAGLAGGVFPDLDLYAGHRRTLHFPVYYGAAAAVAAVVAVVSPTAWTVAAAVFLAAAALHAGSDALGGGLELEPWEGTSERAVYSHFHGRWLPPRRLVRYDGAPEDLAIAAVFGVPAALAFGPNVQQVAAAALVVSAGYVVVRKRLPAVATWLFAQVPSSVRRHVPERFAP; via the coding sequence ATGATGGCGACGACACACGCGCTCGTGGGGCTGGCGGTCGCTGCGCTCGTCTCACTCGTCGTGCCCGAGTTCGGCGTCGCGGTGGCCGCTGCCGGCCTCGCTGGCGGCGTCTTCCCCGATCTCGACCTCTACGCCGGCCACCGCCGTACGCTCCACTTCCCGGTCTACTACGGCGCCGCCGCGGCCGTCGCGGCCGTCGTCGCGGTGGTCTCGCCGACCGCGTGGACCGTCGCCGCGGCCGTCTTCCTCGCGGCCGCCGCGCTCCACGCCGGCAGCGACGCGCTCGGCGGCGGCCTCGAACTCGAACCGTGGGAGGGGACCAGCGAGCGCGCCGTCTACAGCCACTTCCACGGCCGGTGGCTGCCGCCGCGCCGGCTCGTCCGATACGACGGCGCGCCCGAGGACCTCGCCATCGCCGCCGTCTTCGGCGTGCCCGCGGCGCTGGCATTCGGGCCGAACGTCCAGCAGGTCGCCGCGGCCGCGCTCGTTGTCTCCGCCGGCTACGTCGTCGTCCGCAAGCGCCTTCCCGCGGTCGCGACGTGGCTGTTCGCGCAGGTCCCGTCCAGCGTGCGCCGGCACGTCCCCGAGCGGTTCGCTCCGTGA
- the secF gene encoding protein translocase subunit SecF: MPSFEVPEVDLSQYSMRQLVAPPLAVLVIALAVIGAWFALTGSPVTPGIEFTGGTELVVEADAPQSQVTAAFDQQHESIRPIGTDSSQYLVTFQSENQQALAQQAADAGYEVVQSQSTSATFGGSTQRLALLGVGIAFAGMSVVVFLLFRSFVPSIAVVLSAFSDIVVPVALMNLFGIKLSLGTVAALLMLIGYSVDSDILLNNHVLRRSGDFWESVHRAMRTGVTMTVTSIATMAVMTVVSYIFGIQLLSAIGLVLVFGLTTDLMNTYMLNVTLLRWYKFEGVSR; the protein is encoded by the coding sequence ATGCCCAGTTTCGAGGTCCCCGAGGTCGACCTCAGCCAGTACTCCATGCGGCAGCTCGTCGCGCCGCCGCTGGCGGTGCTGGTAATCGCGCTGGCGGTCATCGGCGCGTGGTTCGCCCTCACGGGGTCACCGGTCACCCCCGGCATCGAGTTCACCGGCGGAACGGAGCTCGTCGTCGAAGCGGACGCCCCACAGTCACAGGTCACGGCCGCGTTCGACCAGCAACACGAGTCCATCCGCCCCATCGGGACCGACAGCTCGCAGTACCTCGTCACCTTCCAGTCCGAGAACCAGCAGGCGCTCGCCCAGCAGGCCGCCGACGCCGGCTACGAGGTGGTGCAGTCACAGAGCACCTCCGCGACGTTCGGCGGTTCGACCCAGCGGCTCGCGCTGCTCGGCGTCGGCATCGCGTTCGCCGGCATGAGCGTCGTCGTCTTCCTGCTGTTCCGGAGCTTCGTCCCCTCCATTGCCGTGGTGCTGTCGGCGTTCAGCGACATCGTCGTCCCCGTCGCGCTGATGAACCTCTTCGGCATCAAGCTCTCGCTGGGGACCGTCGCCGCGCTGCTGATGCTCATCGGTTACAGCGTCGACTCCGACATCCTGTTGAACAACCACGTCCTCCGGCGCTCCGGGGACTTCTGGGAGAGCGTCCACCGCGCGATGCGCACCGGTGTCACGATGACCGTGACCTCCATCGCCACGATGGCCGTGATGACCGTCGTCTCGTACATCTTCGGCATCCAGCTGCTCTCGGCCATCGGGCTGGTGTTGGTCTTCGGCCTCACCACTGACCTCATGAACACGTACATGTTGAACGTCACCCTGCTTCGCTGGTACAAGTTCGAGGGGGTGTCCCGATGA
- a CDS encoding tRNA pseudouridine(54/55) synthase Pus10 yields the protein MTVLEDARRVLAEDPICDACVGRCFAERSFGLTNAERGRALRTTIALEDDEPYEGVEPSECWVCEGASGRFDEFADLVVEALADQRFDTYQVGTRAPPLVEENETMLRDLADLDEDAGELFKSECNREVGKRVGKRTGADVDFERPDVLAVLDVESETVDVTVNSAFVYGRYRKLERGIPQTKWPCSDCNGTGTLVDSPCPHCDGTGYLYPESVEQLTAPPVIDAMDGESASFHGAGREDIDALMLGTGRPFVVEVDAPQERHPDPEKLEEAINEYADGKVEVEGIRLASYEMVARVKELDARKRYRAQVEFDESVTEDDFEAALLELDGATIQQETPQRVQHRRAEKVREREVYDIEGELTDDTHAVVEIEGEGGLYIKELVSSDEGLTEPSLAGVLGVDATVTALDVVTVEGERDEFEDEEFFVE from the coding sequence ATGACAGTCTTGGAGGACGCGCGACGGGTGCTGGCGGAGGACCCGATTTGCGACGCCTGCGTGGGGCGGTGTTTCGCGGAGCGGAGTTTCGGATTGACGAACGCCGAGCGCGGCCGGGCGCTCCGGACGACTATCGCGCTGGAGGACGACGAGCCGTACGAGGGCGTCGAACCCTCGGAGTGCTGGGTGTGTGAGGGCGCGTCGGGGCGCTTCGACGAGTTCGCGGACCTCGTGGTCGAGGCGCTCGCCGACCAGCGCTTCGACACGTACCAGGTGGGGACGCGGGCGCCGCCGCTGGTGGAGGAGAACGAGACGATGCTGCGCGATCTCGCCGATTTGGACGAGGACGCCGGCGAGCTGTTCAAGTCCGAGTGCAACCGCGAGGTCGGCAAGCGCGTCGGGAAGCGGACGGGCGCGGACGTGGACTTCGAGCGCCCGGACGTGCTCGCGGTGCTGGACGTCGAGTCGGAGACGGTGGACGTGACGGTGAACTCGGCGTTCGTCTACGGCCGCTACCGCAAGCTCGAACGCGGGATTCCGCAGACGAAGTGGCCGTGCAGCGACTGCAACGGGACGGGGACGCTAGTCGACTCGCCGTGCCCGCACTGCGACGGCACGGGCTACCTCTACCCGGAGAGCGTCGAGCAGTTGACCGCGCCGCCCGTCATCGACGCCATGGACGGCGAATCGGCGTCGTTCCACGGCGCTGGCCGCGAGGACATCGACGCGCTGATGTTGGGGACGGGCCGGCCGTTCGTCGTCGAGGTGGACGCGCCACAGGAGCGCCACCCGGACCCCGAGAAGCTGGAGGAGGCTATCAACGAGTACGCCGACGGGAAGGTCGAAGTCGAGGGGATCCGGCTGGCGTCCTACGAGATGGTGGCGCGCGTGAAGGAACTGGACGCGCGGAAGCGCTACCGCGCGCAGGTGGAGTTCGACGAATCGGTCACCGAGGACGACTTCGAGGCCGCACTCTTGGAACTGGACGGCGCGACCATCCAGCAGGAGACGCCCCAGCGCGTGCAGCACCGGCGCGCGGAGAAGGTCCGCGAGCGCGAGGTGTACGACATCGAGGGCGAACTCACCGACGACACGCACGCGGTCGTCGAAATCGAGGGCGAGGGCGGGCTCTACATCAAGGAACTCGTCTCCAGCGACGAGGGCCTCACGGAGCCGAGTCTCGCTGGCGTGCTCGGCGTGGACGCGACGGTGACGGCGTTGGACGTCGTGACCGTCGAGGGCGAGCGCGACGAGTTCGAGGACGAGGAGTTCTTCGTGGAATGA
- a CDS encoding TIGR00725 family protein gives MRVSVIGASAPSADATENAHEVGRLLAERGHTVVCGGLGGVMRAACRGASEAGGHTIGILPGEDRDAANEYVATAIATGLGHARNALVVLNGDAVIAVDGAGGTLSEVGLSSVYDRPIAGLGAADAPHVEAVETPAEAVDYVEARVD, from the coding sequence ATGCGCGTCAGCGTGATTGGTGCGAGCGCGCCGTCCGCGGACGCAACCGAGAACGCCCATGAAGTCGGCCGGCTGCTCGCCGAGCGAGGACACACTGTCGTCTGCGGCGGCCTCGGCGGCGTGATGCGCGCGGCCTGCCGCGGCGCCAGTGAGGCCGGCGGTCACACCATCGGCATCCTCCCGGGCGAGGACCGCGACGCGGCCAACGAGTACGTGGCGACGGCTATTGCGACCGGCCTCGGGCACGCGCGGAACGCGCTCGTCGTGCTGAACGGCGACGCCGTGATTGCCGTGGACGGCGCGGGCGGTACGCTCTCGGAGGTTGGCCTCAGTTCCGTGTACGACCGCCCGATTGCGGGCCTCGGCGCGGCCGACGCCCCGCACGTCGAAGCCGTCGAGACGCCCGCGGAAGCGGTCGATTACGTGGAAGCGCGCGTCGATTGA
- the nucS gene encoding endonuclease NucS, which yields MVVQRLDAPTPEEVVEAAKAAVRDGAVLTVQARCEVEYEGRTSGYLGEGDRLLVAKPDGTFLVHQPTGHKPVNWMPGGGTVEARESDGDAVLLARRSNPSERVEARILEAYGVTRFEAEDGATYEESGTEAEMHEYIQNNPEELEAGLRIVEHERETKYGFVDFYAVDEDGTPVVVEVKRIQATLNHFDQLKRYVELYSESNDEVRGMLVAPSASERVRRALRDNDMEFVELAEFGLDAKGATEAKLTDF from the coding sequence ATGGTCGTACAGCGACTGGACGCGCCCACCCCCGAGGAGGTCGTCGAGGCGGCGAAGGCGGCGGTCCGGGACGGCGCGGTGTTGACCGTACAGGCCCGCTGCGAGGTCGAGTACGAGGGCCGCACCAGCGGCTACCTCGGCGAGGGCGACCGCCTGCTCGTCGCGAAGCCCGACGGCACGTTCCTCGTCCACCAGCCGACCGGCCACAAGCCCGTCAACTGGATGCCGGGCGGCGGCACCGTCGAGGCCCGGGAGAGCGACGGCGACGCGGTGTTGCTCGCGCGCCGCAGCAACCCCAGCGAGCGCGTGGAAGCCCGCATTCTGGAGGCGTACGGCGTCACGCGCTTCGAGGCCGAGGACGGCGCGACCTACGAGGAGTCCGGCACCGAGGCGGAGATGCACGAGTACATCCAGAACAACCCCGAGGAGCTGGAAGCGGGCCTGCGCATCGTCGAGCACGAGCGCGAGACGAAGTACGGGTTCGTGGACTTCTACGCCGTCGACGAGGACGGCACGCCCGTCGTCGTCGAAGTGAAGCGGATTCAGGCGACGCTGAACCACTTCGACCAGCTCAAGCGCTACGTCGAGCTGTATTCCGAGAGCAACGACGAGGTTCGCGGGATGTTGGTCGCGCCGTCGGCCTCCGAGCGCGTGCGGCGCGCGCTCCGCGACAACGACATGGAGTTCGTGGAGCTCGCGGAGTTCGGGCTGGACGCGAAGGGCGCCACCGAGGCAAAGCTCACCGACTTCTAG
- the rnhB gene encoding ribonuclease HII translates to MRHFGVDEAGKGPVLGSMFAAAVVGDPEELPDGVADSKRLSAARREELDEQIREDFEVGVAEVPVERIDDPETDMNALTVDAQACALDEIAADGLAGYVDAGDVDEARFGRRVADGVTADVDVTAEHGADDEYALVAAASIVAKVARDSHVADLAAEYGDVGSGYPSDPTTREFLREYVREHDAIPACARKSWQTSRDALAAAEQSGLDEF, encoded by the coding sequence ATGAGGCACTTCGGCGTCGACGAGGCCGGCAAAGGCCCCGTGCTGGGGTCGATGTTCGCGGCGGCGGTCGTCGGCGACCCCGAGGAGCTCCCGGACGGCGTCGCGGACTCCAAGCGGCTCTCGGCCGCGCGCCGCGAGGAGTTAGACGAGCAAATCCGCGAGGACTTCGAGGTGGGCGTCGCCGAGGTTCCCGTCGAGCGCATCGACGACCCCGAGACGGACATGAACGCGCTCACCGTCGACGCGCAGGCGTGCGCGCTCGACGAAATTGCGGCGGACGGTCTCGCAGGCTACGTGGACGCTGGCGACGTGGACGAGGCGCGGTTCGGGCGCCGGGTCGCGGACGGCGTCACGGCCGACGTGGACGTGACCGCCGAGCACGGCGCCGACGACGAGTACGCGCTCGTCGCGGCGGCGAGCATCGTCGCGAAGGTCGCCCGCGACAGCCACGTCGCGGACCTCGCAGCAGAGTACGGCGACGTGGGCTCGGGGTACCCGAGCGACCCGACGACGCGAGAGTTCTTGCGCGAGTACGTCCGTGAGCACGACGCGATCCCGGCCTGCGCCCGGAAGTCGTGGCAGACGAGCCGGGACGCGCTCGCGGCCGCCGAGCAGTCCGGCTTAGACGAGTTCTAG
- a CDS encoding preprotein translocase subunit SecD, whose amino-acid sequence MSWLRENWRVAFLVVLLLGSSVALFAPGIGASASGDEEAASRPTNLQYGLELSGGVRLRATAVGVTASGVDVPGDETERNALEADVANALSLEPGSVTARDRTSSDNPDVVEVYSNNTTAEVGAAFDELGLAYESLDSGVTEATRDEIADTISTKIDATGFSGARAYPTTTQSGQSYIVVEVPGQNASEVRSLIQGRGEVEMRAYYPEGGNQTNATVLTHSQLQRSDVSTAQMIDGRPSVPVSLTQDIAETFAADMREYGFTSGQGVSNCEFPDGGYCLLTVLDGEVVYDAGVRANLAQSFENGEFVQDPRFVITANSMEEARELRVNLQAGALPTQLEFQDSYYVSPSFAERYKPLSLVTGLAAAIAMALVVFARYGDPRVAIPMVFTALSEVVILLGFAAVSGLALDLSHIAGFIAVIGTGVDDLVIIADEVMTQEVGSQRVFKSRFRKALWVIGAAAVTTIIAMSPLAVLSLGDLRGFAIVTILGVLIGVLVTRPAYGDILRRLLTGEH is encoded by the coding sequence ATGAGCTGGCTCCGCGAGAACTGGCGGGTCGCCTTCCTCGTCGTGTTGCTGCTCGGATCGTCGGTCGCGCTGTTCGCGCCGGGCATCGGCGCGTCCGCCAGCGGGGACGAGGAAGCCGCGTCCCGGCCGACGAACCTCCAGTACGGCCTCGAACTCTCTGGTGGCGTGCGGCTTCGGGCGACCGCCGTCGGCGTCACCGCCAGCGGCGTCGACGTCCCCGGCGACGAGACCGAGCGCAACGCCCTCGAAGCCGACGTTGCGAACGCGCTCTCGCTGGAACCCGGAAGCGTCACCGCCCGCGACCGGACGTCGAGCGACAACCCCGACGTCGTGGAGGTGTACTCGAACAACACGACCGCCGAAGTGGGCGCGGCGTTCGACGAACTCGGTCTCGCCTACGAGTCGCTGGACTCTGGGGTCACGGAGGCCACGCGGGACGAAATCGCGGACACAATCTCCACGAAAATCGACGCGACCGGGTTCAGCGGGGCGCGAGCGTACCCGACCACGACCCAGTCCGGGCAGAGCTACATCGTCGTCGAGGTCCCCGGACAGAACGCTTCCGAGGTCCGGTCGCTGATTCAGGGCCGCGGCGAGGTCGAGATGCGGGCGTACTACCCAGAGGGCGGCAACCAGACGAACGCGACGGTGCTCACGCACTCCCAGCTCCAGCGCAGTGACGTCAGCACCGCGCAGATGATCGACGGCCGCCCGTCGGTCCCGGTCTCGCTCACGCAGGACATCGCCGAGACGTTCGCCGCGGACATGCGCGAGTACGGCTTCACGTCCGGGCAGGGCGTCAGCAACTGCGAGTTCCCGGACGGCGGCTACTGCCTGCTGACCGTCCTCGACGGCGAAGTCGTCTACGACGCGGGCGTCCGCGCGAACCTCGCGCAGAGCTTCGAGAACGGGGAGTTCGTGCAGGACCCGCGGTTCGTCATCACGGCCAACTCCATGGAGGAGGCGCGCGAACTCCGCGTGAACCTTCAAGCGGGCGCGCTCCCGACGCAACTGGAGTTCCAGGACTCCTACTACGTCTCCCCGAGCTTCGCCGAGCGGTACAAGCCGCTGTCGCTGGTGACCGGCCTCGCGGCCGCCATCGCGATGGCGCTGGTCGTGTTCGCGCGGTACGGCGACCCCCGGGTCGCGATACCGATGGTGTTCACCGCGCTGTCTGAAGTCGTCATCCTGCTCGGGTTCGCGGCCGTGAGCGGGCTCGCGTTGGACCTCTCGCACATCGCCGGGTTCATCGCCGTCATCGGGACGGGGGTGGACGACCTCGTCATCATCGCCGACGAGGTGATGACCCAGGAGGTCGGCTCCCAGCGCGTCTTCAAGAGCCGGTTCCGGAAGGCGCTGTGGGTCATCGGCGCCGCCGCGGTGACGACCATCATCGCGATGAGTCCGCTCGCCGTGCTCAGCCTCGGTGACCTCCGCGGGTTCGCCATCGTCACCATCCTCGGCGTGCTCATCGGCGTGCTCGTCACCCGGCCGGCGTACGGGGACATCCTCCGCCGCCTGCTCACCGGCGAGCACTGA
- a CDS encoding sensor histidine kinase yields the protein MHTDTWRAGASATISLTGVVVVAVMVRHVLDAQPPLSGWLLAGFGGLVGAALVAAGYVVYRAEFTRRQTLGIAGWNVLGIVVIGAALGLLYAYQSAVAVLPAAPVFSGTVVVAVSAVAHVLIGVNDARRIRARQLAREREKLDVLSRLVRHNLRTEAQRLYSYATRVRMADDEATDDLADDVHGSGERLAALHGHITTIRNLVDSPPEPRPYDVSSAVADVVTDLREEYPDATIDVTVTDATPAAGDYLADAIRELVENAIEHNDSDEPWVGVEVATADGRVEIAVRDDGPEIPEVERATVTGEREITQLSHGSGVGLWLVRWIVDAYDGRLSFGGREDGNEVLLSFPRSR from the coding sequence ATGCACACAGATACGTGGCGCGCCGGCGCCAGCGCCACCATCAGCCTCACGGGCGTCGTCGTCGTCGCCGTCATGGTGCGCCACGTCCTCGACGCGCAGCCGCCGCTGTCGGGCTGGCTGCTCGCCGGCTTCGGCGGCCTCGTCGGCGCCGCGCTCGTCGCCGCCGGCTACGTCGTCTACCGCGCGGAGTTCACGCGCCGGCAGACGCTCGGCATCGCCGGCTGGAACGTCCTCGGCATCGTCGTCATCGGCGCCGCGCTCGGCCTCCTGTACGCCTACCAGTCCGCGGTCGCCGTGCTGCCCGCTGCGCCCGTCTTCTCCGGCACCGTCGTCGTCGCGGTCAGCGCCGTCGCGCACGTCCTCATCGGCGTCAACGACGCGCGCCGCATCCGCGCCCGCCAGCTCGCCCGCGAGCGCGAGAAGCTCGACGTGCTCTCCCGGCTCGTCCGCCACAACCTCCGCACGGAGGCCCAGCGGCTCTACAGCTACGCCACGCGCGTCCGGATGGCCGACGACGAGGCGACGGACGACCTCGCCGACGACGTCCACGGCTCCGGGGAGCGCCTCGCGGCGCTCCACGGCCACATCACGACCATCCGCAACCTCGTGGACAGCCCGCCGGAGCCCCGCCCCTACGACGTGAGCAGCGCCGTCGCCGACGTCGTCACCGACCTCCGCGAGGAGTACCCCGACGCGACCATCGACGTGACCGTCACGGACGCGACGCCCGCCGCCGGCGACTACCTCGCGGACGCGATTCGGGAGCTCGTGGAGAACGCCATCGAGCACAACGACAGCGACGAGCCGTGGGTCGGCGTCGAGGTCGCGACCGCGGACGGCCGCGTCGAAATCGCGGTCCGCGACGACGGCCCCGAGATTCCCGAGGTCGAGCGCGCGACCGTCACCGGCGAGCGCGAAATCACGCAGCTCAGCCACGGCAGCGGCGTCGGTCTCTGGTTGGTGCGCTGGATTGTCGATGCCTACGACGGCCGCCTCTCCTTCGGCGGCCGCGAGGACGGCAACGAGGTCCTGCTGTCGTTCCCTAGAAGTCGGTGA
- a CDS encoding DUF5812 family protein has translation MTDEKTATFLVTSAADGSAVLSDVTDAQVHTLSENPGLAEGDVLEATVAPDPPMNVTYSVVEVAEHKQIPVEESDETPTPQSKEIAEGLDAGDLETVERAGVGEVHVLGVPEDGVDQTVEDVLADEQTVARAARIGIERVEVRSGEDFVSVRYLP, from the coding sequence ATGACAGACGAGAAGACCGCGACGTTCCTCGTCACCAGCGCGGCGGACGGCTCCGCGGTGCTCTCGGACGTGACGGACGCGCAGGTCCACACGCTCTCGGAGAACCCGGGGCTGGCGGAGGGCGACGTGCTGGAGGCGACGGTCGCGCCGGACCCGCCGATGAACGTGACGTACAGCGTCGTCGAGGTCGCCGAGCACAAGCAGATTCCCGTCGAGGAAAGCGACGAGACGCCGACTCCCCAGTCCAAGGAGATAGCCGAGGGGCTGGACGCCGGCGACTTGGAGACCGTCGAGCGCGCGGGCGTCGGCGAGGTCCACGTCCTCGGCGTGCCCGAGGACGGCGTCGATCAGACCGTCGAGGACGTGCTCGCCGACGAGCAGACGGTCGCGCGCGCCGCCCGCATCGGCATCGAGCGCGTCGAAGTCCGCTCCGGCGAGGACTTCGTGAGCGTCCGCTACCTCCCCTAG